One Lysinibacillus sp. OF-1 DNA segment encodes these proteins:
- the dnaN gene encoding DNA polymerase III subunit beta has translation MKFDILRDRLLEGLNDVMKAVSSKTTIPILTGIKIDVTEEGIRLTGSDADITIQTFIPVEEDGQQIIHITETGSIVVQARMFNEIVRKLPTNDVEIQVTPGFQTHIRSGKSEFHLIGSDAAEYPLLPELTEDQKFTIPADLLKTIIRETVFAVATSESRPVLTGVNWQIKNETLICVATDSHRLARRKVQLENLPEVEHSVVIPGKSLNELNKVLEDSTNLVQIVITSQQVLFKTGDVLFFSRLLEGNYPDTTRLIPEEYQTNVTINGKALLQAIDRASLVARGDRNNVVRFEILDNQAVEVSSNSPEIGKVQEEIPVESLEGESLKISFSAKYMMEALKAIDGQDVVIQFTGAMRPFILRSVHDDAILQLILPVRTY, from the coding sequence ATGAAATTTGATATTTTACGTGACCGTTTATTAGAGGGTTTAAATGATGTCATGAAAGCAGTAAGTTCAAAAACAACTATTCCGATTTTAACGGGGATTAAAATTGATGTAACAGAGGAAGGTATCCGCTTAACAGGTAGTGATGCTGATATTACAATTCAAACATTTATTCCAGTAGAGGAAGATGGACAACAAATTATTCACATTACTGAAACAGGATCTATTGTTGTACAAGCACGTATGTTTAATGAAATTGTACGTAAATTACCAACAAACGATGTTGAAATCCAAGTAACACCAGGTTTCCAAACGCATATTCGTTCAGGTAAATCTGAGTTCCATCTAATTGGCTCTGATGCAGCAGAGTACCCATTATTACCAGAATTAACGGAAGATCAAAAATTTACTATTCCGGCAGATCTTTTAAAAACAATTATCCGTGAAACAGTATTTGCTGTTGCCACTTCTGAAAGTAGACCAGTGTTGACAGGTGTAAACTGGCAGATCAAAAACGAAACTTTAATCTGTGTTGCAACAGATAGTCATCGATTAGCAAGACGTAAAGTGCAATTGGAAAATTTACCAGAAGTTGAACATAGCGTAGTTATTCCAGGGAAAAGTTTAAATGAATTAAATAAAGTACTAGAAGATTCAACAAATCTAGTGCAAATTGTTATTACAAGCCAGCAAGTATTATTTAAAACTGGTGATGTATTATTCTTCTCTCGTTTACTGGAAGGCAATTACCCAGATACAACGCGTTTAATCCCTGAAGAATATCAAACAAATGTAACGATTAACGGTAAAGCTTTATTACAAGCTATCGATCGTGCGTCACTTGTTGCACGAGGAGATCGTAACAATGTTGTACGTTTTGAAATATTAGATAACCAAGCAGTTGAAGTTTCTTCTAATTCTCCTGAGATCGGTAAAGTGCAAGAAGAAATTCCTGTTGAATCATTAGAAGGAGAAAGCTTGAAAATTTCCTTCAGTGCAAAATATATGATGGAAGCTTTAAAAGCAATTGATGGCCAAGATGTAGTTATTCAATTTACAGGAGCGATGAGACCATTTATTTTACGCTCCGTTCACGATGATGCTATTTTACAATTGATTTTACCTGTACGAACTTATTAA
- the dnaA gene encoding chromosomal replication initiator protein DnaA has protein sequence MEHLEELWNNVLAQVEQKISKPSFETWLKSTKLLSYNGSGSTVTIAAPNSFARDWLENHYIHLITGILTELTGEDLLIKFVVQKNQDSDDFDLPAPIIQAKNNDHHDISPGMLNPKYTFDTFVIGSGNRFAHAASLAVAEAPAKAYNPFFIYGGVGLGKTHLMHAIGHYVLEHNPNAKVVYLSSEKFTNEFINSIRDNKALDFRNKYRNVDVLLIDDIQFLAGKESTQEEFFHTFNTLHEESKQIVISSDRPPKEIPTLEDRLRSRFEWGLITDIAPPDLETRIAILRKKAKADGLEVPNEVMLYIANQIDSNIRELEGALIRVVAYSSLVNKDITATLAAEALKDIIPNSKPRAVTILDIQNAVGEHFNIRLEDFSAKKRTKLIAFPRQIAMYLSRELTDFSLPKIGEEFGGRDHTTVIHAHEKISSMLKDDVQLQQDVKQIRSMLGK, from the coding sequence TTGGAACATTTAGAAGAACTATGGAATAATGTCCTGGCTCAAGTTGAACAAAAAATTTCTAAACCAAGCTTCGAAACGTGGCTAAAGTCTACAAAACTACTATCTTATAATGGTAGTGGTTCCACTGTGACAATAGCTGCGCCTAATTCGTTTGCTCGAGACTGGCTTGAGAATCATTATATTCATTTGATTACAGGTATATTAACGGAGCTTACAGGCGAAGACTTGCTTATTAAATTTGTTGTTCAAAAAAACCAGGATTCGGACGATTTCGATTTGCCGGCGCCGATTATCCAAGCGAAAAATAACGATCACCATGATATTTCACCAGGTATGTTAAATCCGAAATATACTTTTGATACGTTTGTTATTGGCTCTGGTAACCGCTTTGCACACGCTGCCTCGTTAGCTGTCGCTGAAGCCCCTGCAAAGGCATATAATCCTTTCTTTATTTATGGGGGAGTTGGGCTAGGTAAAACACACTTAATGCATGCGATTGGCCATTATGTTTTAGAACATAATCCAAATGCAAAAGTAGTCTACTTATCATCCGAGAAATTTACAAATGAATTTATTAACTCTATTCGTGATAACAAAGCACTTGATTTTCGCAATAAGTACCGCAACGTGGATGTACTGCTAATTGATGATATTCAATTCCTTGCTGGAAAAGAATCAACTCAAGAAGAATTTTTCCACACTTTTAATACTTTACATGAAGAATCAAAACAAATTGTTATATCCAGTGACCGTCCTCCTAAGGAAATTCCAACATTGGAAGATCGGCTACGTTCACGCTTTGAGTGGGGGTTAATAACTGATATTGCGCCGCCTGATTTGGAAACTCGTATAGCTATCTTGCGCAAAAAAGCAAAAGCAGATGGTCTAGAGGTACCAAATGAAGTAATGCTTTATATTGCGAACCAGATTGACTCCAATATTAGGGAGCTTGAAGGTGCGCTTATTCGCGTCGTCGCCTATTCTTCACTGGTGAACAAAGATATTACGGCAACATTAGCAGCTGAGGCATTAAAAGATATAATCCCAAATTCAAAGCCGCGAGCAGTGACAATACTAGATATTCAAAATGCAGTAGGGGAACATTTTAATATACGTTTAGAAGATTTCTCTGCCAAAAAACGTACAAAATTAATTGCTTTCCCACGTCAAATCGCTATGTATTTATCACGCGAATTAACAGATTTTTCGCTGCCGAAAATCGGCGAAGAATTTGGTGGTCGCGACCATACGACTGTCATCCATGCACACGAAAAAATATCTTCTATGTTGAAAGATGACGTTCAACTACAACAAGATGTTAAACAAATTCGTAGTATGTTAGGTAAGTAA